The bacterium genomic sequence GGAACTGGAACAAGAGGGCTGGTGGGAGAGCTTCCGCTACATCACGGCCCTGACCCGCAATGAGATGATGGCCCTGGTGGAGGATGAGAAGCATCCCCTCCAGCTGGAGTTGTTCGACCACGAGAACCTGGTCGAGGTGGAGCAGCAGGGGACGCGGTACGTGTTGTGCCACAACCCACAACGGGTGGAGCGGGACTCGGAGACCCGCCAGCGACTGTTGGCGGCCACCGAAGCGAAGCTGGAGAGCATCCGCAACAACGTGGCCGCGGGCCGCTGGAAGAAAGAAAAGGTGATTGCGCGGCGGCTCCATCGGTGGATCAATCGCTGGGGCATGGAGCGCTTCTTCGAGGTCCAGTATGAGGAGGGCAGCTTTTCCTTCTCTCGCCGGGACGCCGAGATCGAGCGGTATGCCCGCCTCGACGGCTGTTACGTGATCCGCTCCAACGTCGCCGAGGGGGAGCAGACCACCGAGCAGCTCCGGGACCGGTACAAAGACCTCAAGTATGTCGAACAGGCGTTTCGCACCATGAAGACGACCGACATCCAGACCCGTCCAATCCGGCACTTTCACGAGGCCCAGGTGCGGGGGCACGTCTTTGCGTGCTTCTTGGCCTATCGGGTGGTATGGGAGATCCGCCAGCGCCTGGAGCCGGTGCTGCGGCGAGACCCGGCGACCAAACAATGCGAAGCCGGCTCTCTGGCCGAGGTCTGGCGAGACTTGGCCACGGTGACGCTGGCGAAGCTCACCGCCAACGGGAAAACCTTCCTCAAGTTGTCCGAGATCAGCCCCTATGTACAGAAGTTGTTGACGCTGTGCCAAGTTCCCAGCCTCGAGGATTTCCGGATTTCCAGCGAGTAAATCGCCGTAAGTCCTTGCCTGGTCAACGCGGCCTGGGAATGGGTTACCTAAGTTCCGTTGAGACAATCC encodes the following:
- a CDS encoding IS1634 family transposase — protein: MKLRVAFAKRRYKDRTYSTPLVVTSYRDSHGTPRNKTLASLAKLPAFLVDLIDRALRLGDTDVLAQYLHIGELKHVRSLVVGPVYLVFSLLKQLGIFDLLRAHLSPKQAAAIQAIVVERVTAAKPLSVMALQRRFAGEPLAHLLELEKSPALKTWYAALARLEEHRESILQALYRRNHTPGRLYLYDITSSYFEGDACVLAAFGYNRDGKKGKKQIVVGIICEERGCPIWVDVFKGNTSDQTTVKQQLLNLRDKLGIKEFTFVGDRGMVTHARIEELEQEGWWESFRYITALTRNEMMALVEDEKHPLQLELFDHENLVEVEQQGTRYVLCHNPQRVERDSETRQRLLAATEAKLESIRNNVAAGRWKKEKVIARRLHRWINRWGMERFFEVQYEEGSFSFSRRDAEIERYARLDGCYVIRSNVAEGEQTTEQLRDRYKDLKYVEQAFRTMKTTDIQTRPIRHFHEAQVRGHVFACFLAYRVVWEIRQRLEPVLRRDPATKQCEAGSLAEVWRDLATVTLAKLTANGKTFLKLSEISPYVQKLLTLCQVPSLEDFRISSE